TTACacgtgtttatgtttgtgtgtgtgtgccatcttgTCCCCAGACTACAGTGTGACTGCTGGATccagggtggtggtggtcacTGCTGGAGCCCGTCAGCAGGAGGGCGAGAGCAGACTGAACCTGGTGCAGAGGAATGTCGGCATCTTCAAATTCATCATCCCCCAAATTGTCAAGCACAGCCCCAACTGCATCATGCTGGTGGTCTCCAACCCTGGTGAGTGACcaaagtgtgtgtcagagagagagaaagaaagaggtagagaaagagcgagagagagcaagagagataagGCAAAGAAAGAATGTGAGGGATTATGGCTTTGTGTCATTCACCATCTATACTACATAACGTGATAGTTACCAGCTATTCATTTGATAACCTGCAATGGCTGttccctcctctccatccttcaGTGGACATCCTGACCTATGTGGCCTGGAAACTGAGTGGTCTACCCAGGCACCGCGTGATCGGCAGTGGCACCAACCTGGACTCCGGCCGCTTCCGCCACCTGATGGGGGAGAAGCTGAAGCTCCATCCGTCCAGCTGTCATGGCTGGATCGTTGGAGAGCACGGTGACTCCAGCGGTGAGTGCCAACAGGCTTTCTGCAACAAACACTCTCATTCACCAACACAATTGTTTATTCACTCACTCGCATTAACTATTAAACATTCATATGCACCCACCTTTACATGCAgtctttcacactcactcacacataacgCCCATCTTAACTCTCACACATTAATTCCTTTGGAATTTGTTTCTATCTGAAGGGACTTACAAATTAAATAGATTATATCCCAAGCAACAGTAGGTTATGGTGAATGTTAAGGCAACTACAAATAAACATGATGCTACTATGTTTCAAGTCAGTCTGACATAGTGAAAAGAAAAGGCATGAGTGCACAGCACGTGCAAAGGAAAGAATAGGGGAGtcatttgttttaaatttgCTCTCATCCCAGCATATCTTCACTAATCCGATCTTGCATGCCCTTCCACACTCAACTCCTCTCACCTCAGTCCTACCCTGTCTTTATCATGACTGCCTCCATTTACAGCAGTTTTATGACTGGGTGCCATTTTACTGCAAGAAAGTCAAACTGGTCAGGTCAAAGGGTCAGAGGGAGGGCCAGGTCTTTGCTTCAGATGGCCTTATTTCCTGCTGCTGTTTGTCCCCTATAGTgcctgtgtggagtggagtgaacGTAGCTGGCGTGTCCCTCATGGCACTGAACCCCGACATGGGCACAGACAAGGACAAAGATAACTGGAAGCATGTCCACAAGGAGGTGGTTGAAAGGTGAGAAAAGCGAAGGATTCACCCTCTAATAATATTTCAGACAAGCAGCAGATTCATTCCATGAATGATTGTGGCTGACATGTGGACTAGAGGTTAGCTAAAGGGATTGATGATTCACAGATATCAAGGTCTAATTTAGTCTAGACCAGCAGAGCGTCTTGTTCTTGATAAAGAACTGGAATGCTGACTTTGCCGGGCTCACTTTGTTCCGTTCAAAAGTATTAAGAAGAAAAGGAGATAAGACTGAGCCAAGTATTGTGACTAGCACACGCTGGCACATTTAGTCAAACTTACGAAACAGGCCTCTGGGGAACAAGTTCAGCCATTGTAATGGTTTCTTTCATGTGTGGCTGAGCTTAGTAATGATCAAGCACACAATAAGCGAAAGAAGTAAAAAGGGAGTCCGACCCTACATAACAAACTTGATCCTGTACGGTTCCTCTCCCCTGTAGTGCCTATGAAGTCATCAAACTGAAGGGCTACACCTCCTGGGCCATTGGCATGTCTGTGGCTGACCTGGTGGAATCAATGGTCAGGAACCTGCACAAGGTGCACCCAGTCTCCACCTTGGTTAAGGTAAGTCATCCATGGACCCAAACACTGAATAGCACAGATATCAGTAATTGTTCAACAAAATATCTATTAAACAAGAGCGTACATCTTCATTAGGTCAACAGTGAAACTTTACATATTGCTCAGACGGATAGACTGACTCAATCTTCCCCATGTCAGGGCATGCACGGTGTGACCGAAGAAGTCTTCCTGAGTGTCCCTTGCGTGCTGGGTAACAGCGGCCTTACGGACGTTGTCAAAATGACCCTGAAGCCCGATGAAGAGGCGCAGCTGAAGAAGAGCGCCGAGACCCTGTGGGGCGTGCAGAAGGAGCTCACCCTCTGAAAAGCTGCCCTCTGAAGAGCATGCCTCTGAGCTGAAATCATCCCTACTGCCCCTACCCACTCCTTCCAAACCAGGTTCCATATCAGCAGTGACTCCCCATTCAGCTCCCTGCCTACAGCCTCTCCTGCACCCCTCTATCCCCCAGTGTTACCTCCATCCATACCCACCAACCCTTCAGATTGTACCCCAGCTGCCCCCCTTTTTAAAATTCCGACATCTCAAAGCAACACCTCAGACCTGTAGACCTTAACCTCCTCATGTTAGCGGCATAGGCAGCTGCAGAGGAGGTCCTTTCTTCAGAAACGATCACAGGGCCTTTGTACTgtacggtcagtgtgtgtgtgtgtcacctgtctGTCAGTGCTTCTCGTCTTCCTCACACTCCAGCCGGTGTTGTTTAGAAAGGATTACAAGGGAAGCCTAGGGGGAGTTTGTGAACTGGAGAGAATAGCTAGTATTGCTTCTCTTCATTGGTTTccgtgttgttgtttgttgttgagcTCAGCAATCATTCCGTACCATTTTGTCCCCACGGCTGAAACATTAGACCAGTTACCGCTAACCAAACACTCCTCTAAGCAAACCACAAGTGCACTGATACAACACGTCATACGAAAGTCTGACTCATCAAAAGGGCCATCATATTCACAGCAAAGCTGTTGAAAAGTTGTGGGCATTTGCTGTTATTTAAAGAGGAAAACATTCAAATTCAGGAGACAACCAGGTAAAGCTATGGCATCTCAACAGGGGGGACTTTGTTAGAGCTCACTTAAGAATACACTGTGttaagtattaaaaaaaaaaaaaaaaaaagacatatacATGATGTCACTAGCAATTTGTATGTCTGCGTACCTTACGTGTTTGGCTGGAAGTTGTCTGTTGTTCACTTGTGTAAACAAGAGGTTCAGACCAGGCCACAGGATAGAGTACTGTCGCTCCAACTAGCAGCACACTTGAGGACATGTTGGGTATTTGATGGCTGTTTGTCTGGTGAACCTGTACATCTGTATCCTTATCCTGCATATGTGGCTGGTTTGGGCTGTTTCAGCTCAATCCCACACCAAATAAACTTCCACTATAATAACTATGAAATCCCCATGCTTTTGTCTGATtcttttgtgcgtgtgtgtttgtgaagaacTGATGACCGAGACAAAACCTGATGCCATTGAAACAAACACTCGATGTAGGCttctctcccaaacacagcaGTGATCATTGATAGAGGACCACTGATAGAGGCACAGATCTAATGCATGTCAGAGACACCATAGGTGGTTTAAGGTTAAGGAAAATCAATCAAACCCAACCAACCATGCACCatccaatgaaaaaaaaaaaaaaaaaaaaatcaatgccaAAAATTGGATAGCTTCATCTAGCTACATGCTGCATCTTTATGCATGGTAAACTTGCATAAAGATGTAGTAGCTAGATGAAGCTACATGTGATAAAGATGTATAAAAATGAGCTCATGTTCATTGTGTCACTGATATTTATTACTGCAGATGTTCCAAAACAATAATTGAACAACTGAAGACATCCTCTCGgaaacaaaatcacacaaacaaatgaccTACAACTTAACTCAAAGTgcatgaagagaaaaaaaaaaaaaacctatcctgccatataaatatataaactaaCAATTGTGTACCTGGTGTTAATCTTTTTATATTTTAAGTTAACTGATGCAGTATAAAAGTCACTAACTCTTTCAAAGACAATTTGGGTTGTGACGAGCAGGTGGGGGGATTATGGGTACACGGTACGCTGCAGGGGAGTACATTAAATAGCCTTAGGATTTTGAAACCTGAGCTAAAGCCATCTGCATTGAAATGTACACCAGTGAAGCATCCACAGGACACCTTGCGTCCTGATAAATCTGGGACCTAGAGATCTAGGTACTAATGCAGGATCCCTTAGCAGCCTGTAGTCTTCCGGTTTGTCCTGGAAGTCTAAGCTTGCTTCTGGAGTGTACGGAGTGGTTTTACACCTTTGTTCAAACCACAATGTCTCAATATTAcatcattttttaaatcatacAAAGCTAATAAAGCTATTTGGCTGATTAGGACCACCAAGCAAATGTGAATAATGCAATCTGTCACTAGCTTTGGAAAACACCCATCTAATTTTCAGTTATGTTCAAAGAGAAACCAATAGCATTACAAAGCTCTGAATCGCTGAAGAGCAAACACGAAAGTCATTCTCCTTTTTAAGTTGTCCAGTGTCTCGTCAAAAAAAGGAATCCACAacatctcattttttttttgtttagccagTGTGTCCAGATGTACAGAGACCCACATGGCTAGTCacatgagtgggagagagaaaaagaagaggaggtaAGGTCAGACCacagctacagagagagagacagtgccagtgagcaccccctccccccaaaaaagagaCCAGACCAGAGAAGGGACACAGACGGCATGGCAGGGTCAGTAGAGGTCACTCAGGCCTGCGGTCTTGCGGGCTTTCTGCATCAGGGCACGCAACTGGAACTGCTTGCGGGACAGCAGGCGCACGTGCTgcggggagacagagggagagaagacatCAGCCGTAGATAACAACCCAGTCATAAAGAAATCACCAatgattatttattctttccaGGAACGTTAAGTGCCAGATTCAAAGCTTCCATGATCAGCGACAGTACATGACGCTCTGAATGCCCAGACACTTTCTGCATCTGCAGACCCAGAAATTAGAGCAAGCAAGGACATGCAATGTACACATAATACAAGGTAAGGTGGAAAATGCCTGTTGTCAATCCACAAAATGACCACCATTTTCACCAACCCATACGCTTCTATATTTTGAGTGGATCAAGTGGAGAGGTCATGGGAGACAACAGCTGAATAGCAGGAACAATGGGACTGCATTAATCTGCCGATCTGCCACTCGAGTTGGCCACGAGATACAAGCTGCTCACCTTCAGGAAAACCTCCAGGTCGATGACTCCGCGCCGCAATGCCTCGCCCAGGTAGAAGATGGTATCTTCGATGGCGTTCTCCTCAGCGTAAAGGTTCAGGATCTGCTTGTAGAGGGGTGCCGTGGGAATGATGACGTCGTCTATGTCGTTGTTCTCCGATTGGTTCTCCATTTTCTCCAAAGCGTCGCTCAGCTCCTCGTCCTTCCTCTTCAAGAGATCTATGTTCCTGTCCACTTCagcctgatacacacacacacacacacacacacaccacacaatgaaGTCAAATTATTGACCTGCCCTGTATAAACGAGTGCAAGCTGCAGTTCATGAGCCATCAACATGTCTTGCCATAGAGCTTTACTGAcgtgtgttatttattttttcttattGACATAATTTCAGTATTTGAGTGCCTTAGCTGTTACAGTGAAAGAAATGTTCTGCATTTCTTTTTGCTTTCCCTGCTGTACTGAAAATATACTGAACCTTGACCCCAAAACTGAGCTGAATTTAATGTACCGTTACAGCCCtaacttacacacttacacacacacacacacacacacacacacacacacacacacacacacacacacacacacacacacacacacacacacacacacacacacacacacacacacacacacacacacacacacacacacaaacagtccctCACCACTTCCTGATCCAGGCGTGACACCATCTCCTCCAGCTTCTGGTGTCCCTTCTTCAGGTCCTCCTCGGTCCTCTTGAGAGCGTCCAGCTCGGCCTGGGCACGGTCCatctcctccttcatcctccAGCGCAGCTTATCGCTCACCGCCGACACCAGCGATGCCCGGATGGTGTCCTCGCCGATTGTGCCGTCACGGTTTGGccctgagaaagagaaacatgcaGCATATCAGAAAGGCCACAGACAAACATTTTCTTGAGCATAAATAAAAATTGCTATGTGTCATACTGGATACGGCTGTGAAGAGACTGCTTgcattttcatcacattgtctCTGGGCATTTTGAGCTATACCACAAATGCTGGGCACAAAACCCTTATAGTAATGTTAGCTAAGTTAACCAGGGGATACCGTCTGGGGACAGCAGTGTGACTCGACATGGCTAAGCAATATTTAGAAGAGGGAAGCCTATTTTGGATTCAACATATCTGATGACTGCTTTGGTATTCAATCCCATTTAAACGAAGAACAATGTAATACCATTTATGCCTTGCTAGTGAGAGCCAGTCAGCGATAACATTAATGTCACAAAGGAGAAGTAGTCAAGGGTTCTTTCAGATGAGCCCTATCCAACCTACTACTAGAACATCTGATGGGCTAAGAATAGTGTGCCGAGCCCTTTCGAATGATAAAGTCCACACCCTTTGACTTTCTCTGCCCCCAACTCTAGTTACAGCCATGACCTTTCCAGTGAGGGCAGCACTCCACAGAAGACATAATATCTAGGTACAGACCCAGAcagaaggtcagaggtcagggtcgTCTAAAGTTCAGACCAGGAAGCTTTTGGTGTGAAGAGCAGAGGACACCTCAGTACTGGTACCACCACATGACAGAGGTTAACCTACTGCACTgctttgtaaagcactttgagctgcatatTCTGCATGAAGGGTGCGTTGCTCTAATAGTCTTACTTACTACAGTTAGGCCTTATGCACACTGGCTGCGTTGCGTGTGCGCTCGTTGTGGCTGCGCTACCTGTTGATTTTTATTTCGCCAACCATGGTAACAGGTTATGGCATGCACACTGCCTGCGTGAGACGTGCGGTTCAGGCACAACTTGAAAATCAATGAAAACATTGATCAACAACGCAAAGCCATAATGCAAAAAAAAGCCAGTGTGCATAAGGCCTTACTTAACTGTTGTTGTTGAAACTATTGTTTACTTCCTACTTTGACCTAAAGCTAGATTTGTAATGTTCATGGAAGCTATTCAATTCAACTGTCTACTACTCTGTGTCAGTAGTAAATGCAGGGAACTGAAGGTTTCCTTGCAGTAGAAGGTGATGTGCTGTTTCTTACCCACAGCCGGTCCAGGAGTCTGAGAGCCATAGTGGCCTGGGCCAGCTGTAGAGGGATAGGAGGGTCCACCAGGATACGAGTATGCAGGATACCCACTACCATGCAAAGAGAATTGAAGTGATTAAAGGTTATCTTACACAACCTACTTCTCCAGCTTGAGCACTTTATTACAATGTATGTACAGTGCATGGTGAACACTATACGCATGAGCTTATGTTTTATTAGAAAGAATAGTACATTACATTCTGTTCATGTGTACAATTGCTGCAGTGCTCTTACCCTGGGTTAGGGTTTGGCCCATAAGGAGACCCCGCTGGCAGGTAGGactctgaaggagagagaggcgtTATAGACATACCAGGGTACATACTGAGGGCGCCATCTGCAGGCACAGAACGGCACTGCATGTTCCATAGGGCCTCACCTTGATCATTTATGAAATAAAGGGAGAGGCAAACAGAGCTTACATATGCTACACACCAAACCAAACATAGTTTCACCGAGCAGATATTACCAGTGACAGTTGCTTCTGAGAGAGCTTGTGCTTACGGTTAGGGGGGCCTGTGGCCTGGAAGGCCTGGTATGGGGGCTGGGTGGTGGGCCGCGAGAACACTGGGGGCTCCTCACCAAACACCACGATCATCACCTGGATCAGCCCGTACAGGTCTGACTGGGGCTATGTAGGGCAacagggcatacacacacacaaataaataaataaataaataaataaataaataaaaaactattGGTATATGTAATCATATTTCAATTCGATGGGAAACGGTGACACACTTTCTAAACGTATAGCTTTGCTAAAAGCCAACTCAGTGTCCTCTGTCAGTGTAAGTTTAAGTCCCAGTGAAGCAACATCAGTCAATCTGATAATCATAATGTTTTCCGATGGCTGTGACACAGGGGAATCATAAGCACTCAACCACTATCCCAGAGCATAAGAGAGAGGCCTCACGTGTTTCCACTCATGCAGGTAGGGCAGGTAGATCTTGCCGTTGGCATCAATGTGTTTGCCTGTCTTGATCATCATGGAACTGGTGGGCTTCACAAAGCAGATGGGAGGATTGAATGGATAGGTGTCCAACAGCCACAGGCACACAGGGATGTTGTACACATTACCTGAGAACAGTGACAGAttgaagaaagaaagggaaacaaATGAGTCACTTACAATGGCGTCAAATCAAACCTTTCCAACTGTTAACTTAAAAATGAAATGCTGCATTCATTAGACATATGTTACCTCTGTAGCTGACAGGGACTGTTCCAGTTAGACTCATCAGATCTCTGGAGGAGCCATCGTTGAACACTGAGTACAAGACAATTCAGGACAACCATTAACTAATATAAAGGGCAGAGTGGTCCATCAAAGGGCCAACTAAGTTGCTGATTGAAACTACACATTTATAAAGTGAAGATTTGTTGAAATAACTACAGCTCAAAAAGCATGACAAGATATTTTGAGTTACCTTTACATTAACAGAAAAAGCTGTCAAACCAAGGCTGTTTCCTGGAAACACCCATATTGTGGATCATTTACCTTTTGGATTAAATCTTATCAGGCACAACAGGCCTCCCCTTGTTGAATTGTAGCATTGCATGCGTTTGGgaactgtatatatttctttacATAAAATATTAACTAAAGAGATTAGGCTTTGGCTAATACAAACATGGCTATATATACATACCATAGGCATCCATCACAGGCTTCAGGTCCTTGTACTGTGAGATAACATTGGTTATTTCCCGGACAGTCAAGTCCCTGTACTTGTATTGCTGcaattgtagagacagaaacaccCATTCATGACAAAAGATTACAAACGAGGAAATTCTCCAATAGCCTCCACTGATGTGCAAGTTATTATGTGTATTTACATGCAGTCTATGAATGATATAAACATGGTGTTTTATCTGACGGTATCAGGAATAGAAAGCATTTTACATATGAATGCTAGAGGAGTATCACTTCTCCTATACAATGGTAAATATGTCTGTCCCTTTCTACTAGCTCACAACTttgactagctagctaactaccgTTAACATCCTCCCTGAACAAGGTAAGTCAACTTTGGCTAAACGTTGAAGTATACTCATTGGTATACTAATAACTTGGTAGCTGGCTATGGGCTAGCAAGTATCGCTACAGTGCAATTACAATCGACAAGCAGACCTACATTTGACATAATATTGACTTCCTGTCCTGagatagcaagctagctagctaacgctacGTCATTGGCAAATGTTTCAGGATACTCACCTTTAATGTTTTCTTCAGCGCACTATCGATGACAACAGCCATGATTCCCTTACTGATATGTCACACTTTTATTCTTAAAATGTCTCAGCGTTTATGTTCAGATATTCCAAAAACGTTAGCAATTTGATTTCCCTGGTCCCCGGCTAATCCCAGCCAGGGCCAGAACAGCGCTGTCAACACAAACTGGATAGCTAAAGTAAGATAAGAGCTAACTCGGCTAGTTAGCTCCAACACGTTATTTCACTAAGGTAAACATAGGCAGTCAATAGATATTCTAGTACTTGTTCTTTTAGCATTAAATGTATCTTATCGAAATAACACTGTACAGCTACGAACAATTTACAGCGACAATATAGAATCTACAGCGATCCGAGTCACAGACGTACTCGTCACGACGATTTCCGGTGTAGaggaatgttttgttttatatattgCCCCTTGTGGTTAGATGTCCAGTCAGTTTGTGGAGCTGATCTGTTGTGCTACAGAATCACTGTGGATTTTGCGCTCACTCTACTGTTAAACTGAATGCCATTTTGGATGGATGTGGATAATCAGTAACTCAATGGAATAATGAATGTCTTTCGAGAGGTAAAGTTCCTTCGGTTATACTGGAATATGAGAtgtaaaacatgcaaatatGATGTAAACAACAGGAGAAAAGACCTTTCAGGCGTACCTTTATTATGCCAAGAATTATTGCATACAAATGCAAAGGAATGGCACATTCTTGTCATATTAATGCCAAAGTTCTCAGgtataaaacattaaattggACATACAATACAAATTTAGAAATAAGATAGAAATCTGATAGATAGAGAAGTTAAGTTTACAAAAACATGATCCACTTGTGGAG
Above is a genomic segment from Clupea harengus chromosome 3, Ch_v2.0.2, whole genome shotgun sequence containing:
- the ldha gene encoding L-lactate dehydrogenase A chain, with translation MATKEKLIHHVMDGEPVGSRTKVTVVGVGMVGMASAVSILLKGLCDELALVDVMEDKLKGEVMDLQHGSLFLNTHKIVGGKDYSVTAGSRVVVVTAGARQQEGESRLNLVQRNVGIFKFIIPQIVKHSPNCIMLVVSNPVDILTYVAWKLSGLPRHRVIGSGTNLDSGRFRHLMGEKLKLHPSSCHGWIVGEHGDSSVPVWSGVNVAGVSLMALNPDMGTDKDKDNWKHVHKEVVESAYEVIKLKGYTSWAIGMSVADLVESMVRNLHKVHPVSTLVKGMHGVTEEVFLSVPCVLGNSGLTDVVKMTLKPDEEAQLKKSAETLWGVQKELTL
- the tsg101a gene encoding tumor susceptibility 101a isoform X2: MAVVIDSALKKTLKQYKYRDLTVREITNVISQYKDLKPVMDAYVFNDGSSRDLMSLTGTVPVSYRGNVYNIPVCLWLLDTYPFNPPICFVKPTSSMMIKTGKHIDANGKIYLPYLHEWKHPQSDLYGLIQVMIVVFGEEPPVFSRPTTQPPYQAFQATGPPNQSYLPAGSPYGPNPNPGGYPAYSYPGGPSYPSTAGPGHYGSQTPGPAVGPNRDGTIGEDTIRASLVSAVSDKLRWRMKEEMDRAQAELDALKRTEEDLKKGHQKLEEMVSRLDQEVAEVDRNIDLLKRKDEELSDALEKMENQSENNDIDDVIIPTAPLYKQILNLYAEENAIEDTIFYLGEALRRGVIDLEVFLKHVRLLSRKQFQLRALMQKARKTAGLSDLY
- the tsg101a gene encoding tumor susceptibility 101a isoform X1 — translated: MAVVIDSALKKTLKQYKYRDLTVREITNVISQYKDLKPVMDAYVFNDGSSRDLMSLTGTVPVSYRGNVYNIPVCLWLLDTYPFNPPICFVKPTSSMMIKTGKHIDANGKIYLPYLHEWKHPQSDLYGLIQVMIVVFGEEPPVFSRPTTQPPYQAFQATGPPNREALWNMQCRSVPADGALSMYPGMSITPLSPSESYLPAGSPYGPNPNPGGYPAYSYPGGPSYPSTAGPGHYGSQTPGPAVGPNRDGTIGEDTIRASLVSAVSDKLRWRMKEEMDRAQAELDALKRTEEDLKKGHQKLEEMVSRLDQEVAEVDRNIDLLKRKDEELSDALEKMENQSENNDIDDVIIPTAPLYKQILNLYAEENAIEDTIFYLGEALRRGVIDLEVFLKHVRLLSRKQFQLRALMQKARKTAGLSDLY